A part of Rhipicephalus microplus isolate Deutch F79 chromosome 8, USDA_Rmic, whole genome shotgun sequence genomic DNA contains:
- the LOC142768564 gene encoding uncharacterized protein LOC142768564, translated as MDALCLHLSRVPQHDLGLLDEQGLPSLPRLGDKTVPQAVISGRVLTQSMTEMYARLHFAAHLYSFLANMDVIRPWELYLVGQIKDRSDVIGDILKKMRRNNVLGAFTKATENVYCSCLLVADDGGGHDYKPHLFATWRTEPFIAVPESPEGQSPSLASALGQVFGPHLDSFRCGVYQDLMSAHAVVVRLFP; from the coding sequence ATGGATGCACTGTGCTTGCACCTTTCTAGGGTGCCGCAACACGACCTGGGACTCCTGGACGAGCAGGGTCTCCCTAGCCTTCCAAGGCTCGGCGACAAAACTGTACCACAGGCCGTCATCTCTGGTCGTGTCCTTACACAATCCATGACAGAGATGTACGCGCGTCTGCACTTCGCAGCCCACTTGTACAGCTTTCTGGCCAATATGGACGTCATACGGCCCTGGGAGCTCTATCTCGTGGGCCAGATAAAGGACCGCAGCGACGTCATCGGCGACATCCTCAAGAAAATGCGGCGCAACAATGTCTTGGGCGCGTTCACAAAGGCGACGGAAAACGTCTATTGCAGTTGCCTGCTCGTCGCCGATGACGGTGGAGGCCATGACTACAAGCCTCACTTGTTCGCCACCTGGCGTACAGAGCCTTTCATAGCAGTTCCCGAATCGCCCGAGGGACAATCACCGTCGCTCGCAAGCGCCCTCGGACAGGTATTCGGCCCACATCTGGATTCCTTCCGTTGCGGCGTTTACCAAGACCTGATGTCGGCGCATGCTGTGGTCGTCCGGTTGTTCCCGTGA